A region of Bacteroidota bacterium DNA encodes the following proteins:
- a CDS encoding YfhO family protein, whose product MKQLQDLLKPLLPHILIGVLFIVISFVYFSPLMEGKELTQMDNIHAQGMSQELINFEKTHPGQDSRWTNSMFGGMPAYQIKGGPNHNVYLFFQRVLRLNLPYTTVAIVFTLLLGFYILLLTLNVDKWISFAGALAFAFASYNFIIIGAGHITKAYAIAYMAPVIAGILLTYKKKYLAGGIFTAIALGIEISCDHPQILFYLFLTILLLVVVYFIYAIKEKELKNFFIASAILVCSAALAVLPNTSMLWTTWEYGKESIRGKTELTQKKAVDQQANQQQSSGLDKDYALAWSYGKAETFTLLIPNFQGGGSEGFDEKSETYKTLQQAGVQSPENISRQLPAYWGEMPFTSGPVYFGAIVCFLFVLGLFLVKGPAKWWLLVVSILSIVLSWGKNAPMVTDFFFYHFPLYNKFRTVSMILVIANFAVPLLGFLALRDIFTNKIEKKKVIKALKYSLGIVGGITLIFALMSSLFFNFTSSQDTALSQQLKSSGWPDNLISQLLNAMQADRASMLRSDAWRSLIFILLGGGLIWAYVSKKIKSAWFTGALALLMLVDLWPIDKRYLNNDNFVTKRVAKNTFERSTADEFILKDTDPDYRVLNITRNPFTDGYTPYFHKSIGGYHGAKLRRYQDLIDGPLTRDIMALQQTLTGKVSQDTLAMVLHQLPILNMLNTKFIIYNPDAMPIINFNALGNAWFVKQYKLVNNADEEYAGLNNFDPSSQAIIDKRFKEVVSAIPESSADTTKGTIKLLSYLPNDLVYESKSTKPQLAVFSEIYYAEGWNAFLDGKPVQHCRADYVLRAMPVPAGKHNIEFKFQPKSYDYGQKIALASSSLVVLLLLGLIGKMVYDKRKES is encoded by the coding sequence GGGAAAAGAGCTTACACAGATGGATAATATCCATGCCCAGGGAATGTCGCAGGAGCTGATCAATTTTGAGAAAACTCACCCTGGCCAGGATTCCCGTTGGACAAATTCCATGTTTGGCGGAATGCCTGCTTATCAGATTAAAGGGGGCCCCAATCATAATGTTTATCTATTCTTTCAGCGGGTTTTGCGGCTTAATCTGCCATATACCACTGTTGCTATTGTTTTCACACTTTTGTTGGGTTTCTATATTTTGCTGCTGACTTTAAATGTCGACAAGTGGATAAGTTTTGCGGGGGCACTGGCTTTCGCCTTCGCTTCGTACAATTTTATTATTATCGGGGCGGGGCATATTACAAAAGCTTATGCAATTGCTTATATGGCTCCCGTTATTGCCGGGATTTTGCTCACTTATAAGAAGAAATACCTGGCCGGCGGCATTTTTACCGCTATAGCGCTGGGCATAGAGATATCCTGTGACCATCCCCAGATTCTGTTTTACCTCTTTCTCACCATCTTGCTTTTGGTGGTTGTTTATTTCATCTATGCCATTAAGGAGAAGGAACTGAAAAATTTCTTTATTGCTTCGGCCATACTTGTATGTTCTGCAGCTCTTGCCGTATTGCCAAATACCTCCATGCTTTGGACAACCTGGGAATATGGAAAAGAGAGTATCAGGGGAAAAACAGAGCTGACTCAGAAAAAAGCTGTCGATCAGCAGGCAAATCAACAACAATCCTCCGGTTTGGATAAGGATTATGCACTTGCCTGGAGTTACGGGAAAGCTGAGACCTTTACCTTGCTGATCCCTAATTTTCAGGGAGGCGGTTCCGAAGGATTTGATGAAAAATCCGAAACTTATAAAACATTGCAGCAGGCCGGGGTTCAAAGCCCTGAAAATATTTCCCGTCAGTTGCCTGCATACTGGGGCGAGATGCCTTTCACTTCCGGCCCGGTTTATTTTGGGGCTATAGTATGCTTTTTATTTGTGCTGGGCCTGTTCTTGGTCAAGGGTCCGGCTAAATGGTGGCTGCTGGTGGTTTCGATACTTTCAATAGTTTTGTCGTGGGGAAAGAATGCACCCATGGTTACCGATTTCTTTTTCTATCATTTCCCCTTGTATAATAAGTTCAGGACGGTCTCGATGATCCTGGTGATCGCTAATTTTGCCGTGCCCCTGTTGGGTTTCCTGGCCCTCAGGGATATATTCACCAATAAGATTGAAAAGAAAAAAGTCATTAAGGCTTTGAAGTATTCGCTGGGTATTGTAGGGGGTATCACTCTTATTTTTGCCCTGATGTCCTCTCTGTTCTTTAATTTTACTTCAAGCCAGGATACTGCACTTTCCCAACAGCTTAAATCGTCGGGGTGGCCTGATAATCTGATCAGCCAGTTGCTCAATGCCATGCAGGCCGACAGGGCTTCTATGCTCAGAAGCGATGCCTGGCGTTCGCTTATTTTTATCCTTTTGGGCGGTGGCCTGATTTGGGCTTATGTGTCCAAGAAAATTAAAAGTGCATGGTTCACTGGTGCCTTGGCTCTTCTGATGTTGGTTGATCTTTGGCCCATTGACAAGCGGTATTTAAATAACGACAACTTTGTGACCAAAAGGGTAGCTAAAAATACTTTTGAAAGATCCACTGCTGATGAATTTATCCTGAAGGATACTGATCCCGATTACCGTGTATTGAACATTACCCGTAATCCTTTTACCGATGGTTATACTCCTTATTTCCATAAATCCATCGGTGGTTATCATGGTGCCAAACTCCGCAGGTATCAGGATCTGATTGACGGGCCTCTGACAAGGGATATTATGGCCCTTCAACAAACATTGACCGGGAAAGTTTCTCAGGATACTCTTGCTATGGTGCTGCATCAGCTGCCTATTCTGAACATGTTGAATACAAAGTTCATCATATATAACCCCGATGCAATGCCTATCATCAACTTCAATGCCTTGGGCAATGCCTGGTTTGTTAAACAATATAAGCTGGTGAATAATGCCGATGAGGAATATGCCGGGTTGAACAATTTTGATCCCTCCTCACAGGCCATCATCGACAAGAGATTCAAAGAGGTGGTTTCTGCCATCCCTGAAAGTAGTGCCGATACGACTAAGGGCACCATTAAACTGCTTTCTTACCTGCCCAATGATTTGGTTTATGAATCTAAAAGTACTAAACCACAGTTGGCTGTATTTTCAGAGATTTATTATGCAGAAGGCTGGAATGCCTTTCTGGATGGCAAACCTGTTCAACATTGCCGTGCTGATTATGTTTTACGGGCAATGCCTGTACCGGCAGGCAAGCACAACATCGAATTCAAATTCCAGCCCAAATCATATGATTACGGGCAGAAAATTGCCCTGGCAAGTTCTTCACTGGTGGTCTTGCTTCTGTTGGGCCTGATCGGGAAGATGGTTTATGACAAGCGGAAAGAGAGCTAA